A segment of the Streptomyces sp. XD-27 genome:
AGCTGCGGCTGCGCAACGACTCCCCGGTCGAGCCCGATTCGGGGCGGCGGTTCAGCAGCCGCGGGCTGGCCGACTGCCTGCGGGAGGGGGCGCGCCGCTTCGGCTGGGAGCACCGCGATCCGCGCCCCGGCAGCCGCGCCGCGGGCCGGGTGCTGATCGGCACCGGTGTGGCGGCCTCCGGCTATCCGGCGGAGGTCGGCCCCTCGCACGCCGAGGCCCGCACCGCCGCCGGGGGCGGCTTCGAGGTCCGGGTCAACGCCACCGACATCGGCACCGGGGCGCGCACGGTGCTGGCGCAGATCGCCGCCGACGCCCTCGACGTCCCGGTGGACCTGGTGCGGATCGAGATCGGGTGCAGCGATCTGCCGCGGGCGCCGCTGGCGGGCGGCTCGGCCGGGACCGCGTCCTGGGGCTGGGCCGTGCACAAGGCGTGCCGCTCGCTGGCGCGCGCCGTGGCCGAACAGCGCGGCCCGCTGCCGGAGTCGGGGCTGTCGGTGCGGGTCGACACCGAGGACGAGGTGGCGGCCCTCTCGGAGGACGTCGCACGGCGGGCCTTCGGCGCGCAGTTCGCCGAGGTGGCGGTGGACATGGACACCGGGGAGACCCGGGTGCGGCGGCTGCTCGGGGTCTTCGCGATCGGCCGGGTCCTCAACCCGCGTACGGCCCGCTCCCAACTGGTCGGCGGCATGACGATGGGCCTGTCGATGGCCCTGATGGAGCACAGCACCATGGACCCGGCCTTCGGCGACCACGCCGAACGCGACCTGGCGTCGTACCACGTGGCCGTGAACGCGGACGCGCCCGACGTCCAGGCGTACTGGGTCGAGGAGCGGGACTCCCTGCTCAATCCGATGGGTTCCAAGGGCATCGGCGAGATCGGCATCGTCGGCACGGCGGCCGCCGTCACCAACGCGGTCCGGCACGCGACCGGCGTACGCGTACGGGACCTGCCCGTCCGCCCGGAGTCGCTGCTGCCGGGCCTCGGTGAGTGGCAGACGGCCGGCGGCTAGGGCGGCATCGCCACCGAGCCGGACGACGGCCTCGGCAGGGAACCGCGGTCACCTCCCGGCCGCGTCGAGCAGGATCCGCGCCAGCTCGCCCGGTTGGGAGAACATCGGCCAGTGGCCGGTGTCCATCTCGACCAGCCGCCAGCGCTCGCTGGTCAGCAGCTCGGCCACGTCGTCGCTCGGCTCGGCGCCGTCGAGCAGACACTTGATGTACGTGGCCGGAAGCTCGCCCAGTGACCGCGCCAGCACGGCCGGCTCGGCCAGAGAGGCGCCCGGGTGCGGCGTCGCGCCACCCACGAGCCGTGCGATCTGCTCGTCGGTGAGGCCCTGGCCGTCGCAGTCGGCCGCGGTCAGCGGCGCCCAGAAGCCGCCGTTCCCGATGATCGAAGCCTCCAGCTTCGCCGGGCCCTCCCACCAGCCGGAGACGAATGACTCGCCGTCGGCCGGGACATTGGAGTCGACGAAGACCACGCGGGCCAGCCGGTCGCCGATCCGCTCGGCGGCCTGACCGACCGGAATGCCCGAGTAGCTGTGCCCGACCAGGACGACGTCGCGCAGGTCATGGCGTTCGACCTGGTCGACGATGTCCTGGACATGGGTCTGCTGCCCGGCCGGCACCCCCTGCCTGTCCGCGAGGCCGGACAGCGTCAACGGGTGGGCGCCGTGACCGGCCTCGCGCAGCCGCGGCACCACCTCGTCCCACGCCCACGATCCGAGCCACGCGCCTGCAACCAGTACGAATTCCGTCATGGCGGCAACCTAGCGGGGCGGTCTGACAACCACTCCGGAACCCGCGCGGGACGCACGTGTCCACCATGCGGGGATCGTTTCACCTCCGTGCGGCGCGTCGGCCGCCCGGGGTGCGGGGCTGCTGCTGTGTGATCGGGTATGGCCTCTCCCCCGTCCACCTCCGCGGCCGGTTCGGCGCCACCGGGGCTTCCGGAGCTGGCGCCGATGCTGGCGACCCTGGGCGCGCTGCCGACGGGCGCGGCCGACTGGGCGTACGAGGTCAAGTGGGATGGCGTCCGGACGCTGGCCTATCTGCCGGGCGACGGGACCGCGCGGCTGGTCAGCCGCACCGGTCGGCGGATCACCGCCGAGTATCCCGAGCTCGGCGCCGTCGCCGTGCCCGGGCTCACCGCGGTCCTGGACGGCGAGATCGTCGCCCTGGACGAGCGCGGCCGCCCCGACTTCGGGCGGCTGCAGCAGCGGATGGGCCTCACGCGTCCGGCGCGGGTGCGGGCCGTGGCGCGGACCGTACCGGTCACGCTGATGCTCTTCGACGTGCTGCATCTGGCCGGGCGGTCCACGGTGGGGCTGCCGTACGCCGAGCGGCGGCGGCTGCTGGAGGGGCTGGTGTTCCCTGCCCCGTACGTCGCCGTCCCCCCGTACTGGCCGCCGGGCCGCGGTGAGACCGCCCTGGCCTGGACCCGGGAGCAGGGTCTGGAGGGCGTGGTCGCCAAGCGCGTGTCCTCGCGCTACGAACCCGGTCGGCGGTCCCGTAACTGGATCAAGACCAAGCATGTCCGCACGGTCGACATCCTCGTCGGCGGCTGGGTGCCCAGGGACCCGCGGCCGCCGCGGTCCGCTCGCTGCTGGTCGGGGTGGGCGGGGAGGGCGGACTGCGCTACGCGGGGTCGGTGGGCACGGGCTTCTCCGAGCAGGAGAGCCGCCGCCTCGCCGGACTGCTGTGCCCGCTTCAGACGCCCGCGCCGCCGTTTCAGGACACGAGCGCCGTCGACCTGACCCAGCCGGTCCGCTGGGTGCGGCCCGTGCTCGGCGGCGAGGTGGAGTTCCTCGAATGGACCCGCGGGGGGCGGCTGCGCGCGCCGGTGTGGCGGGGCCTGCGCGGGCCCCTCGGCAGCTGAGGACGCGGCCCCCCGGCACCTGAGGACACAACAGGACCCCGGTGCGCAAAGCGGTACGCAGGGGTTGCCAGAATGGGCCGCAGGGAGTAACGGAACGACGGCAGGAGCCGCGCATGCAGAGCCGTACCGCGTTGGTCGAGGATCTGATGGGGCGTTTCCCCCATGTGCCACGTGAAGCCGTGATCAAGGAGGACCTGCTGCGCGGCGGCATCGCCTTCGACGAGTCGGCGCTCAGCGACAGCGCGGACGAGGCGTCCGGCGAGGTCAAGCCGAAGTCGTACTTCATCTTCTCCTTCGACCACCGCACCCTGCCCGAGCTGGGCGCCGCGGCGCTGCGCCGCCCGCCGGAGGAGATCGTGCTCACCGGCGGGCCCTACGAGCTGCGCCGCACGGTGGTCTCGGTGCGCGTCAACCCCGCCTCCCCGTACCGGGTGATGGCGGGCGACGACGGCGCGCTGGGGCTCTATCTCGACGGGACGCGGATCGCCGACGTGGGGCTGCCGCCGATGCCCGAGTACTACCGGCACAAGCTGTCAGGCGGAAAGTCGGTGATGGAGGTCGCGCCGACCATCCAGTGGGGCTACCTCATCTATCTGACGGTGTTCCGCGTCTGCCAGTACTTCGGCGCCAAGGAGGAGTGCCAGTACTGCGACATCAACCACAACTGGCGCCAGCACAAGGCGGCCGGGCGCCCCTACACCGGGGTCAAGCCGGTGGAGGAGGTGCTGGAGGCACTGGAGATCATCGACAAGTACGACACCGCCCGCGCCTCCACGGCGTACACCCTGACCGGCGGCTCCATCACCTCCAAGGTCGCGGGCCGGGACGAGGCCGACTTCTACGGGCACTACGCGCAGGCCATCGAGGAGCGCTTCCCCGGCCGGTGGATCGGCAAGGTCGTGGCGCAGGCCCTGCCCAAGGCCGACGTCCAGCGGTTCCACGACTACGGGGTGCGGATCTACCACCCCAACTACGAGGTGTGGGACCGGCGGCTGTTCGAGCTGTACTGCCCGGGCAAGGAGCGCTATGTGGGCCGCGACGAGTGGCACCGGCGGATCCTGGACTCCGCCGAGGTCTTCGGCCCGCGCAACGTGATCCCGAACTTCGTCGCGGGCGTGGAGATGGCGGAGCCGTTCGGCTTCACGTCCGTCGACGAGGCGATCGACTCCACGGCCGAGGGGCTGCGGTACTTCATGTCGCGGGGCATCACCCCGCGGTTCACCACCTGGTGCCCGGAGCCCACCACCCCGCTGGGGAAGGCCAATCCGCAGGGCGCGCCGCTGGAGTACCACATCCGGCTGCTGGAGGTGTACCGCGCGACGCTGGAGGAGTTCGGGTTGACCTCGCCGCCCGGATACGGGCCGCCCGGTCCGGGGCGCGCGGTGTTCTCCGTCAGCTCCTTCATGGACAGCCTGCCGCTGGAGGACGACCCGGTGGCCCTCTCGCGCTAGGCGTTCGTCAGCGCGTGCCGGGCCGGTGGTGGGACGCGGCGGGGCTGGGCGGCTCGCCGCGCCGCACCGAGCCCGGGGCGCGGGGCGCCGGGCGGTCGGCGCGGATGGAGGAGCTGAGCTGCCACGGCACGCTGGTCACCATCACGCCGGGCGTGAACAGCAGTCGGCTCTTGAGCCACAGCGCGGACTGGTTGTGCAGCAGGTTCTCCCACCAGCGGCCGACCACGTACTCGGGGATGTAGACGCTGATCACGTCGCGCGGGCTGGTGCGCCGGATGGAGCGCACGTACTCCACCACGGGCCGGGTGATCTCGCGGTACGGGGAGTCGAGGACCTTCAGCGGCACGTCGACGTCCAGTTGCGCCCAGCGCTGCTCCAGCTCGGCGGCCTCTTCGCGTTCGACGGCGACGGTGAGGGCTTCGAGGCGGTCCGGGCGCAGCGCGCGGGCGTAGGCCAGGGCGCGCAGGGTGGGCTTGTGCACGGTGGAGACCAGGACGATGGCCAGCACCCGGGAGGGCGGGGCGAGTTCGTCGCGCGGGTCGGTGACGGCGAGTTCGGCGGCCGTGGCGTCGTAGTGGCGGCGGATGCCGCGCATCATCAGCCACAGCAGGACGGCGGCGAGCACCGCCAGCCAGGCGCCCTGGACGAACTTGGTGGCCAGCACGATCACCAGGACCAGGCCGGTGATGACGGCGCCGGTGGCGTTGACGACGCGCGCCACGTGGTAGCGGCGGCGGGCGGCGGGGTCCGGCGTGGCGCGCAGTGCGCGGTTCCAGTGCCGGACCATGCCGGACTGGGAGAGCGTGAAGGAGGTGAAGACGCCCAGGATGTAGAGGTGGATGAGGTCGGTGACGTTGGCCTTGTAGGCCCACAGCAGGGCGCCGGCGACGATGGCCAGCGCCAGGATGCCGTTGGAGAAGGCGAGCCGGTCTCCCCGGTTGTGCAGCTGGCGCGGCAGGTAGCGGTGCTCGGCGAGGATCGAGCCCAGCAGCGGGAAGCCGTTGTAGGCGGTGTTCGCGGCCAGGATCAGCACCAGGGCGGTGGCCGCCTGGATGTAGTAGAAGCCGACGCTGCTGTCGCCGCCGAGGACGGCGGCGGCCAGCTGGGCGATGACGGTGCGCTGGGTGTGGTCCCCGCAGTCGGCGAGACCGACGAGGTGGCAGGGGTCCTCGACGATGTGCACCTTGGCGACCACGGCGAGCGTGGTGACGCCGCTGAACATCGCGATGGCGATCAGGCCCATCGCCGCCATCGTGGACGCCGCGTTCTTCGACTTGGGCTTACGGAAGGCCGGTACGCCGTTGGAGATGGCCTCGACTCCGGTCAGCGCCGTGCAGCCGCTGGAGAAGGCGCGCAGGACCAGCATCATCAGGGCCAGTCCGGCCAGGTCCGCGTCGCCGGGCTCGGGTTCGATGTCGTACGCCGCGCTCTCGGCGACCGGCGCGTCGCCCACGAGGTACCGGAACAGCCCCGTACCGACCATGATCAGCACGCCGGCGATGAACAGGTAGGTCGGGGCGGCGAACGCCCGGCCCGACTCCCTGATGCCGCGCAGGTTCGCCGCGGTGAGCAGGGCCACGAAGCCCAGCGCGATGCCCACCCGGTGGGAGTCCAGGTCGGGCACCGCCGAGATGATGTTGTCCACTCCCGAGGCGACCGAGACCGCCACCGTCATCACGTAGTCGACCAGCAGGGATGCGGCGACGACGAGCCCGGCGGCGGGCCCCAGGTTGGTGGAGGCCACCTCGTAGGAGCCGCCGCCGCTGGGGTAGGCGTGCACCACCTGGCGGTAGGAGAGCACCACGACGGTCATCAGGAAGACGACGGCGGCGGCGATCCACGGGGTGAAGTGCAGATACGCCAGCCCGCCGAGGGTCAGGACGAGCAGGATCTCCTGGGTGGCGTACGCCACGGAGGACAGCGGGTCCGACGCGAAAATCGGCAGGGCGAGGCGCTTGGGCAGCAGCGTCTCGTGCAGCTCCTCGCTGCGCTTGGCGCGGCCGATCACCAGACGCTTGAGCAGCTCGGTCACGTGGATCACGGTGCGAGCGTCTCAGGGCGGGCGCCGTTCCCCCGCTGTTCACCGGCCGCGCCCGGGCTGTACGTACGAATGGCAGACGGAGGTACCGGCATTCGGGCGTACCCGGCGGCGGGCCGAGACCTTTTCCTGCCGTCGCCCCAGGGTCAGCGGGCGGTCGCCGTCACCCGTACCGTGGCGCCCGGACGGGCCGCCGGGAGCAGCACCTCCGCCTCGCCCGGCCGCGTGGCCACGACCACCGTGCCTCCGCCGGTCACCGAGACCCGCGCCCCGTCGGGGAAGGCGGTGGCGGGCAGGCTGAGGAGGGTCCAGGCGCGCCGCGTGGTGCGGTCGGCGGTCAGGGTGAGGGTGTACGTCCGGGTGGCCGGGTCGTAGGACTCGGGGCCCGGGGCGCCGGCCACCGCCCGCGCGTGGGGCGCGAAGGCGGGCTCCTTGCCGGGGGCGGGGCTGCCGTCCCGCTCGCGGACGCAGTAGCCGCCGCCGTCCTCGGCACGGCAGTCGTACCACATGGCCCAGCCGGAGGCGAAGCCGTCCATGGAGGCCACCTGGCGTCGTATCAGCTCGGCGTTTCCGGGGCTGGTGGCCTTGGGCGGGCCCCATTCGCCGACGAGCACCGGAAGCCGGTGGGCGGCGGGGTAGGCGCCGATGGCGGCTTCGTAGTTCTCGATGAAGCGGCTCGACGGGTCCCAGTCGGCGCCCGATTCGACGGCGGTGTCGTAGTAGTGCGGGGCGTAGCCGAGGCGGTCCGGGCCGCGCCGCGGGTCGTCGAAGCCGGGCAGGCTGGTGGGCACGCCCTGGCCGACCAGGACGGTGGGTTCGAGGAAGAGCCACGCGTCGGGGTCGGCGGCGCGGACGGCGCCGATCAGCCTGCGGTACATGGCCGCGAGCCGGCCGCGTTCGAGCGCGGCGGCGGCGTCGGCCTGGTCGTCGGGGTCGGTGGGGTCCCCCGGAACGGGTCCGAAGGGCTCGTTGAACAGGTCGTAGCCCAGCAGGGAGCGGTGTCCGCGCAGGGTGGCGGCGACCTCGGCGTAGGCGGCGGTCTGGGCGGCGCGCAGGTCGGCGTCGTCGTACAGGTGGGTGAAGGCGGCCTGTACGGCGGGCTGGAAGTAGTCCGCGAACCAGTCGTCGGGGTTCGGTTCGAAGGGCAGGCCGTCGGTGCGGGTGGCCCATGCGGGGATCCCGTTGTGCCCGAACGCCGGGCCGTAGACGTCCTGGTGCCAGTCGACCAGGACCAGGACCCGGTGGCGGTCGGCCCAGTCCAGGACCCGGTCGAGAGAGCGCAGATAGCGGGTGTCGTAGCGGCCGCGGCGCGGTTCGACCTTCTCCCACTGGATGTTGAGCCGCAGGAGGTCGAAGCCGTCGCGGGCCAGCTGGGCGATGTGCTCTTCGGTCACGGTGTCGGTCTTGCCGAGGTTCAGCCCGCGCAGCCGGAGTGCGCGGCCGTACCGGTCGGCGAGGCGCGTGACGCCGTCGGGGGTGGTGACGGTGCCGGACGGTGGCGTCCAGTCGCGGGACGGCGCAGCTCGTTCCGTGGGTGCCAGCGCCTGTGCCGGTTCCGCCGCGGGGACGGCGTGGAGGAGGGCCACTGCGAGGGCGAGTGTCGTGGCGACGCGGAGCGGACGCATGACGCCTCCCGGGTCGGATCGGTGCCGGCAGCAGCCGATCCTGACCTGGTCGGGTTGTGTCGGCAAGGGTCAGGCACCAACTTTCCTGACGCCTTGTCATCTTTCCGGGACGGCCGGAGGCGGTTACGCGCCGAACCAGCCCGCGACGTCGAGGCGGAAGAAGCCGCCGGGCGCCAGCGTGCGCAGGTCCGCCTCCAGCGCGCGGACGCGCTCCACCCCCAGCGCCGCGACCCATTCGGCCCGCAGCTCCTCGAAGATCGCGGCGGACCGGCGCAGGGAATCGATCCCGCGCGGGGTGAGCCGGACGATCTTGCGCCGCGCGTCCCGCAGGTCGATCGCCCGCTCGGCGTAGCCGAGGCCCACCAGGCGGTCGACCGTCTTGCCCGCGGCCTGCTTGGAGACGCCGAGCCGCCGCCCCAGCTCGCTCGCGGTGGCACCGTCGGGCCCGATGGCCTGCATCGCGAAGCCGAAGGCCGGGCGGAC
Coding sequences within it:
- a CDS encoding alpha/beta fold hydrolase, translating into MTEFVLVAGAWLGSWAWDEVVPRLREAGHGAHPLTLSGLADRQGVPAGQQTHVQDIVDQVERHDLRDVVLVGHSYSGIPVGQAAERIGDRLARVVFVDSNVPADGESFVSGWWEGPAKLEASIIGNGGFWAPLTAADCDGQGLTDEQIARLVGGATPHPGASLAEPAVLARSLGELPATYIKCLLDGAEPSDDVAELLTSERWRLVEMDTGHWPMFSQPGELARILLDAAGR
- a CDS encoding radical SAM protein gives rise to the protein MQSRTALVEDLMGRFPHVPREAVIKEDLLRGGIAFDESALSDSADEASGEVKPKSYFIFSFDHRTLPELGAAALRRPPEEIVLTGGPYELRRTVVSVRVNPASPYRVMAGDDGALGLYLDGTRIADVGLPPMPEYYRHKLSGGKSVMEVAPTIQWGYLIYLTVFRVCQYFGAKEECQYCDINHNWRQHKAAGRPYTGVKPVEEVLEALEIIDKYDTARASTAYTLTGGSITSKVAGRDEADFYGHYAQAIEERFPGRWIGKVVAQALPKADVQRFHDYGVRIYHPNYEVWDRRLFELYCPGKERYVGRDEWHRRILDSAEVFGPRNVIPNFVAGVEMAEPFGFTSVDEAIDSTAEGLRYFMSRGITPRFTTWCPEPTTPLGKANPQGAPLEYHIRLLEVYRATLEEFGLTSPPGYGPPGPGRAVFSVSSFMDSLPLEDDPVALSR
- a CDS encoding APC family permease translates to MIHVTELLKRLVIGRAKRSEELHETLLPKRLALPIFASDPLSSVAYATQEILLVLTLGGLAYLHFTPWIAAAVVFLMTVVVLSYRQVVHAYPSGGGSYEVASTNLGPAAGLVVAASLLVDYVMTVAVSVASGVDNIISAVPDLDSHRVGIALGFVALLTAANLRGIRESGRAFAAPTYLFIAGVLIMVGTGLFRYLVGDAPVAESAAYDIEPEPGDADLAGLALMMLVLRAFSSGCTALTGVEAISNGVPAFRKPKSKNAASTMAAMGLIAIAMFSGVTTLAVVAKVHIVEDPCHLVGLADCGDHTQRTVIAQLAAAVLGGDSSVGFYYIQAATALVLILAANTAYNGFPLLGSILAEHRYLPRQLHNRGDRLAFSNGILALAIVAGALLWAYKANVTDLIHLYILGVFTSFTLSQSGMVRHWNRALRATPDPAARRRYHVARVVNATGAVITGLVLVIVLATKFVQGAWLAVLAAVLLWLMMRGIRRHYDATAAELAVTDPRDELAPPSRVLAIVLVSTVHKPTLRALAYARALRPDRLEALTVAVEREEAAELEQRWAQLDVDVPLKVLDSPYREITRPVVEYVRSIRRTSPRDVISVYIPEYVVGRWWENLLHNQSALWLKSRLLFTPGVMVTSVPWQLSSSIRADRPAPRAPGSVRRGEPPSPAASHHRPGTR
- a CDS encoding cellulase family glycosylhydrolase — encoded protein: MRPLRVATTLALAVALLHAVPAAEPAQALAPTERAAPSRDWTPPSGTVTTPDGVTRLADRYGRALRLRGLNLGKTDTVTEEHIAQLARDGFDLLRLNIQWEKVEPRRGRYDTRYLRSLDRVLDWADRHRVLVLVDWHQDVYGPAFGHNGIPAWATRTDGLPFEPNPDDWFADYFQPAVQAAFTHLYDDADLRAAQTAAYAEVAATLRGHRSLLGYDLFNEPFGPVPGDPTDPDDQADAAAALERGRLAAMYRRLIGAVRAADPDAWLFLEPTVLVGQGVPTSLPGFDDPRRGPDRLGYAPHYYDTAVESGADWDPSSRFIENYEAAIGAYPAAHRLPVLVGEWGPPKATSPGNAELIRRQVASMDGFASGWAMWYDCRAEDGGGYCVRERDGSPAPGKEPAFAPHARAVAGAPGPESYDPATRTYTLTLTADRTTRRAWTLLSLPATAFPDGARVSVTGGGTVVVATRPGEAEVLLPAARPGATVRVTATAR
- a CDS encoding MarR family winged helix-turn-helix transcriptional regulator, whose protein sequence is MAERTPESTSEAPREPRDSAGFELPLLLFAGFRSIIDRLHAELARQGHPDVRPAFGFAMQAIGPDGATASELGRRLGVSKQAAGKTVDRLVGLGYAERAIDLRDARRKIVRLTPRGIDSLRRSAAIFEELRAEWVAALGVERVRALEADLRTLAPGGFFRLDVAGWFGA